A segment of the Bartonella henselae str. Houston-1 genome:
GTGAAGCCATATTCTTGAGCAAAATAGCCAAAGGCGTCATGAGATGTGATAATAATACGCTTATCTTTTGGAATGGTTGCAATCTTTGTTTTAAATGTTTCTTGTTTTTCTTTAAGTTTTTGGATGTAAGAGTTGGCGTTTTTGCTGTAGGTTGCACAGAATTGTTGATCGATTTTACAAAAAGCAGTGGCAATATTTTTAATATAAATTTCAACATTTGGGATAGTCTGCCAAGCATGTGGATCAATATTACTGTGGCGGTGTTGGGCACTCTGTTCTTGGTTTTTAATTTCGAGGGGGGAGATGTTAGCACTCACTTCAACAACCAGTGCTTTTGTACCACTTGCTGTGATGAGACGGTCAATGAAACCTTCTAAATGAAGTCCGTTGATGAAAATAATATGAGCCTTTTTAAGCTCTTGAGCATCACGGGGGGTAGGTTCATAAGTATGGGTATTTGCATTGGGACCAACGAAAGTAATCATAGAAATATGATCACCTCCTACATTTTTTACTAAGTCTGCAAGAATAGAAAAACTCGCGATAACTCTAATTTTATTATACGCAGAAGCAGAAAACGAAAAAAGCACAAGGAGTAAGAAGACTCCAAGCAGAACAAGTTTTTGAATAAGTCTAGGCACATTATTTCCTTAAAGTGGGCAGGAAGGTATAAAAGAGATTTGGAAACCATGATACAATAAAGCCACGTGGACTTATAAAGCATGAAAAAAGATAAATAAATCCTGCGGCAATAATGATAGCGGGACCAGAGGGAAGTGAGAGATGAAAAGAAAGCAGTAGACCACATATACTAGCAACGATTCCCAAAAGGGTGGAAAGTATGCAGATAGGGCCCAGACGCGAAAGCCAAAAGCGGGCTGTAATAGCTGGAATCATCATAATACCAACAGAAAGTAATGTTCCAAGTGATTGGAAGCCTCCCACCAAATTCAATACAACAAGTCCGAGCAATGATACATGAATATATTTACTCAGTGGAGAGAGTGATTTAAAAAAGAGAGGATCAAAGCTTTCCACTACGAGTGCGCGCCAGAAAATGCAAAGGTTGCACACTGTGATCAACATGATAGTGGTGATTAGTAAAAGGGCTTGTGTATCAATTGCGAGTACTGAGCCAAATAAGAGATGAAGCAGATCAATTGTTGAGTCTTTAAGTGAAACAATAATGACACCAGCTGCAAGTGCAATAAGATAAAAAACAGTCATTGATGCGTCTTCTTTCTGAAAGCTATTTCGTGAAATTAAGGCGGTTGCTAAAGCAACGATGATACCAGCTAGGATGCCACCAAGTGTCATAGATATGAGTGAGAATCCACAAAAAAGAAAAGCAATTGCAACACCAGGAAGAATAGCGTGAGATACAGCATCTCCTACTAAACTCATTCCACGCAGCATCAAAAATACGCCGACAGGACATGCGCTGATGGATAAGAGGATTGAACCGATAAGGGCACTTTGCATAAAATGGAAATCAACGAAAGGGGCAAGAAAAAATGCGTACACGTATTATAATCCAATAGAACAAGAATCATTGAAGGGAAGATATTGTTTTAGCACGCTGATACGAAAAGAGTTGGATATAACAGGTGATATAGCCTGGTGAATGGTGTCGGAGAAAAACTGTGTTGTTTCTCCATAGAAGGCATTTTGTTTATTAATTTGAATCATTTGTGGAAAATATTCTTGTACAATGAGGGGGTCATGGAGCGCTGTAAGAACTGTTCGTCCTTGTTTTTGCCAGTGTGCGATTAAAGTAAGAAGGTCTTTTTGGGTTTTACGATCTACACCATTGAAAGGTTCATCGAGCAAGATAAGATCGGCATCTTGTACAATAATACGTGCAAAAAGGGCGCGCTGTAATTGGCCACTTGAGAGCGTATCAAGTGAACGGGTGGCAAAAGCCGTGAGCCCAACTATTTCAAGTGCATTCTGAATTTTAGAGTAATAAGGGCGTTGGTTTTTCCATAATCCACAAAAAGACCATAGTCCCGTTTTTACAAGTGCTCTCACATCAATGGGAAATGTTTGATCTATATTACATTGCTGAGCAAGATAAGCAATTCGGCTTTTCTTTGGTTTTGTAATTTTTCCTTTGAGAGGTTTAATCAATCCGACTATAGCTTTTAATAGTGTAGATTTTCCAGCACCATTATCACCCATTATTGCTACTAACGATCCAGCTTTTAACTTTGCTGAAAAATTTTCTATTGCTATCCTGTTTCCATAGCCTAATGTTGCATCATTAAAATGCAGATTCATAATTCATACCGTTTCTATTATCTCTCTTAGGATAGATATGTAATAATATAACATTTGTCAACAAAATGTTATATTATTACATAGATTTTGGAACTAATTATTTTCGTGGGAAGATCGTGGAAAATTAAAAATAATGGTTGAATTTTCCTTGACGAAAGAGAGTGTGTGTATACTATATATAGTATTAAAAATGATTGGTGATTCTAAATAGGCACAAGTGAGGGTACAGTGTGTTTCGTTTGGCATCTAAGTTATTTCCATAATGTGATAGAAAAAAGTTTATTGACGCAAGAGGAAAGCAGTATTTCTGCTGAAGTATCTCTTGAGGGGTAATTCCGTTTCGTGTTTGTGAGTTGATTGTATCATAAACAGAGTAAAATTAGTGTTGAGGAGCGACTGCTGGAGACGTTTTAGGGGTCGTTGGTTTTTTTAGGCAGCAGGAGGGTATTGTAATGCAAGCAGAAGATTGTTTTATAACTGAGCTATTTTACCATTTTTGTTGTAAGATAATCATTTATTCTCGTTGTAATTTTAAAATTATTTGATGAGGATTTCTGTTACGTTCAGAAAGCTATGTATTGTTTGAACGAGAGTAGAGCTGCACATATTTGTGTATGCTTGCTGTTGTTTGTTATTCTTGAGTATCTATAAAATCGTCAAAATTAACTCTAAAAGAGTTAATTTTTTGGAATTTTGAAAGTTGAAAAAATGCCGGTCACTATTTATAGCAAACCATCTTGCGTCCAATGTGATGCTACACGCCGCGCTTTCGATGCTAAAGGCATTAATTATCGTGTGGTTGACATTTCTCGGGATGAACAAGCATATAGTTTTGTTCAGTCTTTAGGGTATCGTCAGGTTCCTGTAGTTGTTTGTGGTGAAAATCATTGGTCTGGTTTTAGACCAGATATGATTAGTGGTCTTTGTGTTTAATGGGACTTATCGTTTATTATTCGAGTGCAACGGGTAATACTGAGTATTTTGTTTCTCAGCTTGATCAACGACTCTTCAAAATTGATAAAAAAAAACCGTCGATGTTAGTTGATGAGCCTTATGTGTTGGTTGTTCCTACGTATGCAGATGGTGAAGGGAAAATGGCTGTGCCGAAAGCAGTTATTCGTTTTCTCAATGAAGATGAGAACCGAAAATTGATTCGGGGGGTCATTGGTGGTGGGAATCGTAATTTTGGTCGCTATTACAGCTTAGCGAGCAAGATCATTGCTGAAAAGTGTTTTGTGCCTTGTCTGTATCGTTTTGAGCTGCGTGGAACTGAGGAAGATATTATTTGTGTAAAGAAGGGATTGGAAAGATTTTGGAAACAGTTGGTATAGAACAGTCGCAGAAATCAGATCAGATCACGGATTATCATGCGCTGAATGCAATGCTTAATCTTTATGATGAAAATGGTCATATTCAATTTGATATGGATCGACTTGCTGCGCGACAGTATTTTCTCCAGCATGTTAATCAAAATACGGTTTTTTTTCATAATCTTAAGGAAAAAATAGACTACTTGATAGAAGAAGGTTATTATGAAAAAGCTTTGTTTGAGCTTTATGATTTTTCTTTTATCAAAAAGCTTTTTAAGCGTGCTTATGCGTTTAAGTTTCGCTTTCCTACTTTTTTGGGCGCATTTAAGTATTATACCAGCTATACACTAAAGACTTTTGATGGAAAGCGCTATCTTGAGCGTTATGAAGACCGTATCTGCTTGGTAGCTTTATATTTAGCGCAAGGGAATAAGGCTCTTGCTGAGAGCTTTGTGGATGAAATTATTACAGGACGGTTTCAACCTGCAACCCCGACATTTTTGAATGCAGGAAAAAAACAACGGGGCGAATTGGTATCGTGTTTTTTGTTGCGGGTTGAAGACAATATGGAATCGATAGGACGTTCGGTTAATTCAGCTTTACAACTTTCAAAGCGCGGTGGAGGGGTAGCGCTTTGTTTGACAAATTTGCGGGAAGCAGGGGCACCGATCAAGCAAATAGAAAATCAGTCTTCAGGTGTTTTACCGGTGATGAAACTTTTGGAAGATTCTTTCTCTTATGCTAATCAGCTTGGTGCACGGCAAGGTGCTGGTGCTGTTTATTTGCATGCCCATCATTTAGATATTATGAAATTTTTGGATACAAAGCGTGAGAATGCTGATGAAAAAGTCAGAATTAAAACTCTTTCGCTTGGTGTGATTATTCCTGATATTACTTTTGAGCTTGCGCGTAATAATGAGGATATGTATTTATTCTCATCTTATGATATTGAGCGTGTTACAGGCAAACCCTTTAGCGATATTTCTTTGACGGAGCATTATCGATCCTTTGTTGATAATGCAAAAATTCGTAAAAAGAAAATAAGTGCACGTGTCTTTTTCCAGACATTGGCAGAAATACAATTCGAATCAGGTTATCCTTATATCTTGTTTGAGGATACTGCCAACCGAGCCAATCCAATAGCTGGACGTATAAATATGAGCAATTTATGTTCAGAGATTTTGCAGGTGAATGAGGCGAGTGAACTAGAAGCGGATTTAACTTATCGCACAGTTGGAAGTGATATATCTTGTAATCTTGGTTCCATGAATATTGCAAAAGCAATGGACAGTGATGATTTTGGGCGGACGGTAGAAGCTGCTGTTCGTGCTCTTACTGCTGTGTCAGATATGAGTAATATCGCTTGTGTTCCTTCCATTGCAAAAGGTAATGCTGAAAGTCATGCAATTGGTTTGGGACAAATGAATTTGCATGGTTTTTTAGCACGTGAACAGATCTATTATGGATCTCCGGAAGCAATTGATTTTACAAATATCTATTTTTATATCGTAGCATATCACGCAATACGTGTTTCCAATTTAATTGCACGTGAACGTCAAAAAATGTTTGTAGGGTTTGAAAAGTCAGCTTACGCAGATGGTAGTTTTTTTGCTAAATATATTGAGCAGGAATGGAAACCACAATTTTCGCTTGTACAAGAGCTTTTTGCACGGAATAATATTGTGATACCAGACCAAAAAGATTGGCAGGAGCTGAAGAAATTAGTTATTGAGTACGGGCTTTATAATCGCAATCTTCAGGCAGTGCCGCCCACGGGGTCTATTTCCTATATTAATCATGCGACCTCTTCTATTCATCCGATTGCTTCAAAGATTGAGATTCGTAAAGAAGGAAAAATTGGACGCGTTTATTATCCCGCTCCTTATATGGATAATACGAATTTGGATTTTTATCAGGATGCTTATGAGATTGGTCCTGAAAAAATTATTGATACCTATGCTGCTGCTACACAGCATGTTGACCAAGGTCTTTCGTTAACGTTGTTTTTTCCTGATACGGCCACTACACGTGATATTAACCGCGCACAAATTTATGCCTGGAAAAAGGGGATAAAGAGTATTTATTATGTACGGTTGCGGCAAGTAGCGTTAAGTGGAACAGAAGTGGATGGCTGCGTTTCATGTAGTCTGTAGGAGATAATCATATGACAAAGATTACAACTAAAAATCCTGTTGTGTGCGCTGTCAATTGGAATAGATTGCATGATGAGAAAGATCTTGAGGTTTGGAATCGTTTAACGGGAAATTTTTGGTTGCCTGAAAAGGTGCCGCTTTCCAATGATATTCCTTCATGGGCAAGTCTAACGGAAGAAGAACGCAAGTTAACCATTCGTGTTTTTACAGGGTTAACACTTCTGGATACGATTCAAAATACTGTAGGTGCTATTTCGCTTATGGCTGATGCGATAACAGAGCATGAGGAGGCAGTGTTAACGAACATTGCTTTTATGGAAGCGGTTCATGCACGTTCTTATTCTTCTATTTTTTCAACATTGTGTTCGACGGTAGAAGTTGATGATGCTTTTAGATGGTCAGAGGAAAATATTCATTTACAAAAAAAAGCCAGATTAGTTCTTGAGCGTTATGAAGGAAATGACCCACTCAAGAAGAAGATTGCCTCGACTTTACTTGAAAGCTTTTTATTTTATTCTGGTTTTTATTTACCCATGTATTGGGCCAGCCGTGCTAAATTGACCAATACAGCTGATCTCATTCGGCTTATCATTCGTGATGAAGCAGTCCATGGTTATTATATAGGTTATAAATTTCAATTAGGGTTTGCAAAACTTGATGAAACCAAAAAGAAGGAAGTTAAGGATTTTGCTTTTAACTTGCTCTTTGACCTTTATAATATTGAATGTAAATATACTGAAGATCTTTATGATGCACTTGGATTGACAGAAGATGTTAAAATTTTTCTTCATTATAATGCAAACAAGGCTTTAATGAATTTAGGTTTTGAAGCTCTTTTCCCGTCTGAGGTTTGTCGTGTTAATCCTGCTATTTTAGCCGCTTTATCACCAAACTCTGATGAAAATCATGATTTTTTTTCAGGAGCTGGCTCTTCTTATGTTATTGGCAAGGCGGTTGCTACCACGGATGATGATTGGGAGTTTTAAGGGTTACATACAAAGAGAAGGGCGCGGGGTATACCGTTTAAGTCTTTGCGCATTTCTAAACATTTGAAGCCATTTTTTTCAAATAAGTCGCAGACTTCTTTTTCTTGAGAGTAGCCGATTTCGACAGCGATAGAACCTTTTTCTTTTAAGTAGTTTGCTGCTTTGTCAGAAAGCTTTCGATAAAAATCAAGACCATCTTTTCCACCAATTAATGCGCGCAAGGGATCATGCAGATGTACTTCCTTTGCAAGCTTTGTGATATCTGTTTCTGGAATATAGGGTGGATTGGAAATAATGAGATCGAATTGCCCTGTAACAGAATCAAACCAATCGCTCAGAAGAGGTGTAAAGCGATTTATAACTTTCGCACTTTTTGCATTTTTTGTGGCTGTTTTAAGAGCGTTTTCAGAAATATCGACAGCTACTGCATAGGATTGGGGAATTTGTTTAAGAATCGCAATGGCAATAGCACCGCTTCCTGTTCCCATATCCAGCAGTGTTATTTTTTCTGATTTTTCACCATATTTTTTGAGGGGTGGTAAAACAAGATCCACCAGCGTTTCTGTATCAGAGCGTGGTTCTAATGTTTCTTGAGAGAGTGCGAAGGATATACCATAAAACTCTCGTTTTCCGATAATACGGTAGACAGGTTCACCAGCAATACGTCGTTGAATGGCTTTTTCTAATTGTAATATTTGTTCAAAAGAGAGGCAAAGATCTGGTTGGAGAACTCTATCAGATATATTTGTATCTGTTATCCATTCGACCAGTATTTTTGCATCAAGATTGGCTTCAGAAACTCCTTGAGAGCGCAATTTTTCTTGAGTTTGTCGAATGACATTGTTGAGAGAATGTTTGTTCATTCATGATGATCCATTTCCATAAGGAGGGCTGTTTGGTGATCGGATATGAGTGCATGAATAAGTTCATCAAGATCTCCTTCTAAAACGCGGTCAAGTTTATAAAGAGTGAGATTAATACGATGATCCGTGACACGTCCTTGTGGAAAATTATAGGTACGAATACGTTCTGAGCGATCACCAGATCCAACTTGGCTTTTACGGGATGCTGAGCGTTCATTTTCCGCTTTTTGTCGTTCAATATCAAATAAGCGTGCACGTAAAATTTGCAGTGCCCGTGCGCGATTTTGATGCTGTGATTTTTCTGCTTGTACGACCATAATCCCAGTTGGAATATGTGTGATACGAACAGCGGAATCCGTTGTATTGACATGCTGTCCTCCTGCTCCAGAGGCACGCATTGTATCAATGCGAATATCTTCTGGACGAATTTCAATATCAATTTCTTCAGCTTCTGGAAGCACTGCAACGGTAGCAGCAGATGTATGGATGCGTCCACCTGTTTCTGTTTCAGGGATGCGTTGCACACGATGAACACCTGATTCAAATTTGAGTTTAGAAAAGACACCTCTCCCTGAAATAGTAGCAATAATTTCTTTATATCCACCAACTTCCCCTTCATTAAGCGAAACAACTTCCACTTTCCAGTTACGAGAAGCGGCATAACGTTCATACATGCGAAAGAGATCACCGGCGAAAAGTGCTGCTTCTGATCCACCTGTCCCGGCTCGAATTTCAACAATGGCGCTTTTTTCATCAGCAACGTCTTTGGGCAAAAGAAGAATCTGAAGCTTTTGCTCAAGTTGTTCCATTTTCTGACATAATAATGGGAGCTCTTCTTGAGCAAGAGTACGCATCTCTACATCTGTGAGTTTATCACTGATGATAGTTTCTAGATCTGTGATCTCTCCGTAAAGAGCATTTAATGCTCGTATGGAACTAACAATTGGTTGCAATTCAGCATATTCAGAAGCTAATTTTACATAAATTTCAGCATTCGGGTTTTTAGCCATTTGGCTTTCAATTATTTCAAAGCGCTTTTCAAGCTGTCTCATACGATCTTGTGGCAAAGAAACCATGATAATATTGGCCTCATTTATTATAATACTTTTGTTGTAATATTAGTGATAGAGTGTTTTATAGCATCCTATAAAAAGGGGTAATAAAGTAGAAAATCTTTCTTGCCAATGGAAACTGCAGGCTTTTAAAGAGAACTTGTGTAAAATCTTGTTTGCAGGAAGAATTTTTTGATGACACATGAGAAACTATAATTTTAAAAATTACGTTTTTTCCCATAAAGTTCAAGGCGGTGATGGATAATATCATAACCAAGGGACTTAGCGATTTCTTCTTGCAACTTTTCAATAATATCAGAATGAAATTCGATAACTTGCCCTGTTTCCAAATCAATGAGATGATCATGGTGGTGCCCATCTGCTTGCTCAAAACGAGAGGGACCACCACTAAAACTATGGCGATGAATCGTCCCATTTCCTTCTAATATCTTCATGGTTCTGTAAACAGTTGAGAGCGAAATACTGGAATCTATTTTGTTAGCACGTTGAAAAATTTCAAATGCATTAGGATGATCTTTTGTGTCGACCAAAATATCAAGAATAATACGTCGTTGACGTGTCACTCTTAAACCTGCAGTGCGTAATTCTTGCTCATAATTTCGCTTTTTATGCATCTTAACTGTTATATTTTTCAGACGAAGGCGCCGTGACAATGTTTGTATTTTTTTTCTGAACCACAAGGACAACGTTCATTCCGTCCCACTTTCCCCCATGTGGTTGAATCACTAGGATTACGATCTTTCGGATTAACGAATTTATTTTCTTGTGATGGTGTCCACAAGGTAGAACTATTTTTTTTATTTTGATCATTCAAAATAGGATCACCAACATCCGTTTGTTCAGGTATGCGCGGTTCTATGGGTTGCTGAATGATCTCGAAACGCATGAGTTTAGAGGTAACGATTCTGCGTAAATTTCTAAGCATGGCTTGAAAGAGTTCAAATGATTCTGTCTTATATTCGTTGAGAGGATCACGTTGTGCATAACCACGAAAACCGACAACGGAACGGAGATGGTCTAAATGTACCAGATGTTCACGCCACAATGTGTCAATGGTTTCAAGTAATACGGCCTTATGGAAATAAGCCATAACTTCTGGAGAGAAGCGTTCAATACGTTCGTTTTCAAGTTTGGTAACAGCATTTGATATACGCTCTAAGATTTGTTCTTCAGCAATTCCATCTTCTTTTGCCCATGTCTCGATTGGCAGTTCAAGATTAAAGAGCTGATGAAGTTCTTCTTGTAGAGCTGTAATGTCCCATTTTTCGCAATACGTTCCAGAGGGAATGTAGGTTTCGACAAGATCTTCAACCACTTCGTTGCGCATTTCGAGAATCATTTCAGTTAAATCCTCTGCGTTCATGATCTCCATACGTTGTTCAAAAATAACTTTGCGCTGATCATTCATCACATCGTCATATTTTAATAAATTTTTACGAATTTCGAAATTTCTTGCTTCAACTTTTTTTTGCGCTTTTTCGATGGCTTTATTAATCCATGGATGAATAATAGCTTCGTTTTCTTTTAATCCAAGTTTTTGCAACATCCCATCCATGCGGTTGGAACCGAAGATTCGCATGAGATCATCTTGAAGAGAGAGAAAAAATTTTGAGCGACCGGGATCGCCTTGGCGACCAGAACGTCCACGTAGTTGGTTATCAATACGGCGACTTTCGTGACGTTCAGTAGCAATAACATAAAGACCACCAGCAGCTAATGCTTTTTCTTTGAGTTGCTTGACGTCTTTTTTAATTTCTTCAATTTTTGCAGTTCGTTCTAGTCCTTCGGGCATATCCTGTAATTCTTGTCGAATGCGCATTTCGATATTACCACCAAGCTGTATATCAGTACCGCGACCAGCCATATTGGTTGCGATAGTTACTGCTCCAGGAACTCCTGCCTGTGCAATAATGTATGCCTCTTGTTCATGATAGCGGGCGTTCAGAACTCTAAAATTGGTAATGCCTTCTTTTCGCAAACGTTCTGCCAATTGTTCTGACTTTTCAATAGAAGTTGTTCCAACAAGAATAGGCTGTCTTTTTTCATGTGCTTGACGAATATCACGTACAATAGCACGATATTTTTCTTCTGCTGTTCGATAGATTTCATCATCTTCATCACGACGCTGTATCGGTAAATTTGTGGGAACTTCGATAACGTCAAGACCATAAATATTACTAAATTCTTCTGCTTCTGTTATAGCAGTACCTGTCATGCCAGAAAGTTTTCTATACATACGGAAATAATTTTGGAAAGTAATGGAAGCAAGAGTCTGATTCTCTGGTTGAATAGCAACGTGCTCTTTTGCTTCTAATGCTTGATGAAGCCCTTCAGAATAACGCCGCCCCGGCATCATACGACCTGTAAATTCATCAATGATAACAATTTCACCATTGCGGACAATGTAATCCTTGTCACGGACAAAGAGCTTATGGGCTTTTAGAGCATTATTGATATGATGGACGATAGCGACATTTTCTATATCGTAGAGACTTTCACCTTTAAGATGCCCTGCCTGTTCGAGCATTTTTTCAATTTTTTCAGTACCAACTTCGGTAAAGGTTGTTGTTTTTTGTTTTTCGTCTATTTCATAGTCTTCTGGAGTTAAGGCAGGGATAAATGTATCAATAAGGTTATAGAAGTCAGTCCGATCTTCTAAAGGACCAGAAATAATAAGAGGAGTACGTGCTTCATCAATGAGGATCGAATCAACTTCATCGACGATTGCATAATGATGCCCACGTTGGACCATTTGACTACGGTCGAAAGCCATATTATCGCGCAGATAATCAAAACCCAATTCATTGTTTGTGGCATAGGTGATATCACATGCATAGGCTGCTCGGCGGGCGTCACTATCAAGATCATGCAAAATCACGCCCGTTGTAAGTCCTAGAAAACCGAAGATTTTTCCCATTGTTTCAGCATCACGATTGGCAAGATAATCGTTTACTGTCACGACATGAACGCCTTTTCCTTCCAATGCGTTGAGATAAATTGGCAAAGTTGCCATTAATGTTTTACCTTCACCGGTGCGCATTTCAGCAATGCCACAATCATGAAGCACCATTCCACCAATGAGCTGTACATCAAAAGGACGCATATCATAAACACGTTTTGCTGCTTCACGGACAGTTGCGAAAGCTTCTGGTAAGAGCAAATCAACGGTTTCACCTTCCACGAGACGTTTACGAAATTCATCGGTTTTTTTGCAAAGCTGTGTATCACTTAACTTCTGGAATTGCTCTTCCAAAACATTAATTTGTTCGGCTTTTTTGCGAAGAACCTTGAGGCGCCGTTCATGAGCTGAACCAAAAAATTTACGTGCAAAGACACCTAAACCGACCATCCCTGGCCCTTTCTTTTATTTGTTGCCACTATTACTGGGTATTTCATATATTATCCCCACACTCTAAATCTCGTAAGGTATTTAATATAACCAAACGCAGATAGTACCATTATACTTGTTGGTGCGCAATTTTTCACTTCAATTATTAAAGTAGAGATAAGGGGATAAGTGCACCATGTCAACTTTAGTAATGCTGTTTAATTATCATATTACAGGGTAACTTAGGGTATAATATGGCATTTTCTATATGATTTTTTCAGTATTATGAGGTAGGGAAGGATAGTCTGAGAAAAGAAAAAAGTTTATGTTTTTTTGAACAAAATTATCAGTTTATTTATCTATGTTTAGAGATTAAAATGCTACAGATAAAAAATTGGGATCTTGAACATGCGTTCATTCTTAAGGAGTATATTTATGAAATTTAATTTTATCACGCTGTTTTTGACATCAACTTTATTGGCAAGCACGAATTTAGGGGTGATGGCCCAAGAAGGCGTGAAGTCTGTGTCGAATGATTTAAAGACTTTGGAGAAAGCTTCTGAAAAAACGGTTGCTCCTTCTCATGTTATGGCAGTTATTGATGGGAAGGAAGTTACAGCAGGGCAATTAGATGAGTTAGCTCTCGAAATAAATCCTGGTTTAGCACGTTTTTCTGATGAACAACGCCGTATAACAGTTTTAAAAGCTTACTTGGATATGCTGGCGCTTGCTAAAGCGGCAATTAAAGAAGGTATCGATAAGAGTGAAACTTACAATAAACGTATGGCAGTTATGCGTGACAATGTTCTTCAGCAGCTTTATTTTAAACAGACAGTTGTTGATCAGATTTCAGATGCTGATTTGGAAACACTTTATAAAAAGGAAGTTGCTGCTTTACCCAAAGAAGATGAGGTTAAAGCACGTCATATTTTGGTCAAAACGAAAAAAGAAGCAGAAGCTATCATTAAGCGTTTAAACAAGGGGGAAAGTTTTGAAGAGATTGCAAAAAAGAATTCAACAGATGGTTCAGCTGCTGTTGGTGGCGATCTTGGTTATTTCAGTCATGGTCAAATGGTAAAGCCTTTTGAAGATGCTGCGTTTGGTTTGAAAGTTGGCGAATACACAAAAAAGCCTGTTGAAAGTCCATTTGGTTGGCATATTATCAAGATAGAAGATCGCCGTGTAAAACAACCTCCTGTATTTGATGATGTGAAAGAGATGTTGCGTACACAACTGATAAAAGAGCGCTACCAAAAACTCATTGCTGATTTGCGTAAAAAGATAGATGTAAAATATCCTGATCCTAATGTTACAAAACTCATGCAATCGCTTAATCAAAATGAAGCGCCGCTTTCGGATGAGACATCCGATGAAGAAGAAGCAGAATAGCATCTTTGAAAGCTAGGCGATTTGATAGATTGGTTTTATTCAAAAAGCCTAGCAGTTGTTTGACACAGGGCATTTATCGGCGGTCATTTCATCTATTGTCGTGGAAAGCATAGTGTGGCTTTAGAAATATCTCGTTTGTTTCCTCAAAATATACAGGAGCTTCCTTCATTATCTGGTGTGCGGATAGCAACAGCTGAAGCTGGGATTAAATATAAAGATCGTACGGATCTTCTTTTTATCGTATTTGATAAGTCAGCAAGTGTGGCAGGTGTTTTTACGCGCTCAAAATGCCCATCTGCTCCTGTAGAGCATTGTCGTATATCACTTCCTCATGGAGTTGCTCGAGGTGTTGTTGTTAATTCTGGCAATGCAAACGCTTTTACGGGACGCAAAGGAAAGCAAACAGTAGATACAATAATATGTGCTGCTGCGAATGCTTTAAAGGTTAAAAAAAATGAGATTTTTATAGCTTCTACAGGTGTTATTGGTGAGCCGATGGAGGCATCGAGTATTGTAAATCTTTTACCAAGTATGGCT
Coding sequences within it:
- the secA gene encoding preprotein translocase subunit SecA, whose translation is MVGLGVFARKFFGSAHERRLKVLRKKAEQINVLEEQFQKLSDTQLCKKTDEFRKRLVEGETVDLLLPEAFATVREAAKRVYDMRPFDVQLIGGMVLHDCGIAEMRTGEGKTLMATLPIYLNALEGKGVHVVTVNDYLANRDAETMGKIFGFLGLTTGVILHDLDSDARRAAYACDITYATNNELGFDYLRDNMAFDRSQMVQRGHHYAIVDEVDSILIDEARTPLIISGPLEDRTDFYNLIDTFIPALTPEDYEIDEKQKTTTFTEVGTEKIEKMLEQAGHLKGESLYDIENVAIVHHINNALKAHKLFVRDKDYIVRNGEIVIIDEFTGRMMPGRRYSEGLHQALEAKEHVAIQPENQTLASITFQNYFRMYRKLSGMTGTAITEAEEFSNIYGLDVIEVPTNLPIQRRDEDDEIYRTAEEKYRAIVRDIRQAHEKRQPILVGTTSIEKSEQLAERLRKEGITNFRVLNARYHEQEAYIIAQAGVPGAVTIATNMAGRGTDIQLGGNIEMRIRQELQDMPEGLERTAKIEEIKKDVKQLKEKALAAGGLYVIATERHESRRIDNQLRGRSGRQGDPGRSKFFLSLQDDLMRIFGSNRMDGMLQKLGLKENEAIIHPWINKAIEKAQKKVEARNFEIRKNLLKYDDVMNDQRKVIFEQRMEIMNAEDLTEMILEMRNEVVEDLVETYIPSGTYCEKWDITALQEELHQLFNLELPIETWAKEDGIAEEQILERISNAVTKLENERIERFSPEVMAYFHKAVLLETIDTLWREHLVHLDHLRSVVGFRGYAQRDPLNEYKTESFELFQAMLRNLRRIVTSKLMRFEIIQQPIEPRIPEQTDVGDPILNDQNKKNSSTLWTPSQENKFVNPKDRNPSDSTTWGKVGRNERCPCGSEKKYKHCHGAFV
- a CDS encoding peptidylprolyl isomerase — encoded protein: MKFNFITLFLTSTLLASTNLGVMAQEGVKSVSNDLKTLEKASEKTVAPSHVMAVIDGKEVTAGQLDELALEINPGLARFSDEQRRITVLKAYLDMLALAKAAIKEGIDKSETYNKRMAVMRDNVLQQLYFKQTVVDQISDADLETLYKKEVAALPKEDEVKARHILVKTKKEAEAIIKRLNKGESFEEIAKKNSTDGSAAVGGDLGYFSHGQMVKPFEDAAFGLKVGEYTKKPVESPFGWHIIKIEDRRVKQPPVFDDVKEMLRTQLIKERYQKLIADLRKKIDVKYPDPNVTKLMQSLNQNEAPLSDETSDEEEAE